DNA sequence from the Acidobacteriota bacterium genome:
CCAACGAGATCCGGGTCGTTTTTTCGGAGCCCATGGTGGCCCTCGGGCGCATTCCCGATCCGGTCCGGGCCCCCTACTTCTCCATCCAGCCCGCCGTGGACGGGGTCTTTCGCTGGTCGGGGACGGACACCCTCCTCTTCACGCCCAAGGCCCCCCTCCCCTACGCGACACGCTACACCGTGACCCTCGCCAGGGAGGCCCGGGCGGTTTCGGGCCGGAGCCTCGAAGAGGCCTTCTCCTTTTCCTTCACGACCCCCACGGTGCGGCTGAAGAGCGTCCGATGGTACCGCAAGGACGGCACGGTTCGATCGCCTGCGGTTCTGGTCCTCGCCTTCAACCAGCCGGTGAAGGCCGCCGAAGTGGTCCGCCACCTAAACCTCGTCTTCAAACCCCATTCCTGGGAGCCCCCGCCCCTGCCTCCGGAGGGCCTCTCCTGGCTCCGCAGGGAAGATCCCCAGGCCCTGGAGGACTACCAGTTCAAAGTCGCCGAAGCCACCCTGGCGGCGCGCTCGAACCGGCCCGTCCCCTTCGGCCTGGCCTCTTCCTGGGACGAGAAGCGTTTTCCCAAGCAGGACGAGATCGTCGTTCTGGAGACCGTTTCCGTGCCGCCGCCCAACGCCTGGATGGGCCTCGAGGTCGCCCCGGGCGTCCCCAGCCCGGCGGGGTCCGAAACGCCGGGGGAATTCCAGGGCTACACGGTGGAGCTGGAGCCGGCCTTCTTCGTGGAGGGCCTGCGCTGTTCGGTGGGGTGCAACCCGGACCGGTACAATCCCCTCCGGTTCACGACGCCCCTCTATTTGGCGGACTTGAAAAGGGGCTTTACGGTTCGGCGGGCCACGGGCCCCGATACCTCCGAACCGCTGGCCCGGGGCGAGGAGGCGGCGGAGGACGGGTCCTGGGACTACCCCAGCGTGGCCTGGTCCTTGGACCAGACCGGCTTCCCCTTCGGCGCGGCCCAGACCTTCGTCCTGAAACTGGACCGGAGCCTCCGGTCCGCCGACGGCCAGACCCTGGGCTACACGTGGGTCGGAAGCCTCGTCAACCTCCACCGCATGGCCTTTTCGAGCTTCGAATCGGGCTTCGGTGTCTGGGAGGCGGCGGGAGGCCCGGTGGTCCCCTTCAGCGCCCGGAACCTCAAGTGGGTGGATCAGTGGGTCTCTCCCCTGCGTCCGGAGGGCCTCATGGAGGCCATCCGCGCCCTGTCGGTCCGGCCCTCCACCAAGGACCCCGACACGGGCGAGGTCCAGGACGACTGGAACTGGGAGCCCTTCCGCCTTCCGCCCCCCGGGGAGCCGGTGAAACGGCCCCTGCGGTGGGTCAGCGACAAGACCCAATTTTACGGGTTGGACCTGAGTCCGGCCTTGAACTCCCAGGGGAAGGGGCTCGTCTGGGCGGCGGTCCGCAACGGGGAGGCCATCGCCAACGCCAGTCTCGAGCCCGACGGGCGGCCCAAGGCCACCCTCCTCCAGGTGACGGACCTGGGCATCACCGTGAAGGACAGCCCCCAGAACACCCTGGTCTGGGTCACCCGCCTCTCCGACGGATCGCCCGTGGAGGGCGCGCGGGTCACCCTCCTCCAGCCCGGCGGCGCGGCCTTCTGGAGGGGCGTCACCGACGAGGCCGGGTTGGCCCACGCCGAGGAGACGCCCCTTCGAAACCCCGACGGCTGGTGGCGCTTCGCCTACGTCGTGACTGCCGAGAAGGACGGGGACGTGGCCTACGCCTGCTCCGACTGGAACGAGGGGGTGGAGCCCTGGTCCTTCGGCGCGGACCTCGACCTCTTCGAGGCCAAGCCCGTCTTGCGCGGGGCCGTGTTCCCCGATCGGGGCGTCTACAAGCTGGGGGAGGAGGTTCACCTCAAGGCCATCCTGCGCAGCGACACGGCCTCCGGCATGAAAGTCCCCCCCGAGGGGCAGAAGGTGGAGGTCGTCCTCAAGGACAGCCGGGACGGCGACGTGGACAAGCGCATCGTGACCCTGAACGCCTGGGGGGCCGCCGACTGGACCGTGAAGATTCCCGAGGAGGCCCCCCTCGGGACCTACTCCATCAGCGCCACCGTCGAGGGCCACCACCGCTCCACCTACGACACCTTCCTCGTGGCCGCCTACCGGAAGCCCGATTTCCGGGTGGACGCCGCCCTCGGCGCCCCCGAGCGGGTGGCCGGCGCGACCCTGACGGGCTCGGTCTTGGGCCGCTACCTCTTCGGCGCGCCCATGGCCGGGAAGCAAGTCGCGTGGGTGACCTCGCGCCGGCGCCTCTTCTCCGTGCCCCCCGCCGTTGCCGATGCCTACCCCGAAGAGCGCTGGGCCTTCTTGGATGAGGCCGGCTGGGGAAGGTACCGCTCCCGCGAGGAGGACGTCCTCGAGCGGAAGGAGGGGGCGCTGGACGCCCAGGGCCAGGTGAAGGTCGAGATCCCCACCCGGCCCGACGACGGTGTCGCCTACACCTACACCCTCGAGGGCACGGTGACGGACGTCTCGCGCCAGAGCCTCTCGGGCCGAGCCTCCCTTCCGGTCTATCCGGCGCCCTTCTTCGTGGGCCTTCGCCGCCCCGGCTATTTCGTGGACGCGGGCAAGGAGCTGGAGAACGAGGTGGTGGCCGCGGGGCTGGACGGCCTGGCCGTCCCGGGCGTGACGGTGCGCCTGTCCCTGGTCCAGGTGCAGTGGCACAGCGTCCGCCGCGCCGAGGGCAACGGCTTTTACACCTGGGAGTGCGAGAGGCGGGAGGTGGAGAAGTGGACGGGCGAAGCGGAGACGGCCGCAGAGCCGGTTCCCGTCCGGATCCCCGTCCTCGAAGGTGGCTACTACCTCCTCAAGGGCGAGGCGGGGGACGCCTCCGGCCGCCGGACCTCCTCCTCCGTCTCCTTCTACGCCCTGGGCGCGGGGTACACGGCCTGGGAGCGGTACGACCACAATCGCATGGACCTCGTCCCCGAAAAGAAGACCTACCGGCCCGGCGAGACGGCCCGCATTCTGATCAAGTCGCCCTGGGAGAAGGCCAAGGCCCTGCTCACGACGGAGCGCGAGGGCGTGAGAACCCGGAAGGTCTTCGACCTCACCTCCACCCAGCAGACGGTGGAGGTCCCCATCGGCGAGGAACACGTCCCCAACGTCTTCGTATCGGTCCTTCTCGTGAAGGGCCGCACGGAAGCCTTCACCACCGAAGACGCGAGCGACCCGGGAAAGCCCTCCTTCCGGATGGGGATGGTGGAGCTGAAGGTGGAGGACCGCTCCAAGCGGCTCGCCGTGTCCATCGAAACGGACCGCGAGGAGTACCGGCCCGCCGCCCGGGCCAAGGTCACGGTGGCGGTCTCCGATCCCGCCGGGAAGCCCGACGCCGCCGAAGTCACCCTCTGGGCGGTGGACTACGGCGTCCTCTCCCTGACGGGGTACAAGACCCCCGACCTGCTCCCCGAGGTCTGGGTGCCCAAGGCCCTTCAGGTCCTCACCCAGGACTCCCGCCAGCGCATCGTCTCCCGCCGCGTGCTGACGCCCAAGGGCGCCGACGAGGGCGGAGGGGGAGGCGCCGAGGACGGCCCGGGGACGATCCGGAAGGACTTCCGCGTGCTCGCCTTCTACCTGGGCTCCCTCGTCACCGACTCCCGTGGAAAGGTGACCACAGAAGTCACATTACCAGACGGACTCACCACCTATCGCATCATGGCCGTGGCCCAGGACAAGGCCTCGCGCTTCGGGTGGGCCCAGCGCGAAATCCGCACGAGCAAGCCCCTCCTCCTCCTGCCCGCCTTCCCTCGGTTCCTCGCCCTGAAGGACCGGGCCTCCTTCGGGTGCGTCGTCCACAGCCGAATGAAGGAGCCCGGCACGGTGCGCGTCACGGCGAGGAGCCTCGATCCCGAGCGCCTGAAGATCACCGGGCCGGCGGAGACAAACGTGGAGGTCTCGCCGGGAGCCCCAGCCGAGGCCCGCTTCGCCTTTGAGGCCGTGGGCGTGGGAAGGGCCCGCCTGCGGCTCGAGGCCCGGCTCGAGGGCGAGGCGGATGCCCTGGAAGAGTCCCTTCCCGTGGAGCTTCTCGTTTCCCCCGAGGTGGTGGCCGCCTACGGCCAGGCCCGGCCCGACGCCGCCGAGGCCCTGGAGGTCCCCCCGGGCGCCGTGGCCGATTTCGGAGGCCTCGACCTCGAACTCTCTTCCACGGCCCTGGTGGGCCTGGGCGAGGGCGCGCGCTACCTCGTGGACTATCCCTACGGCTGCGCCGAGCAGAGGTCCTCTTGCGCCCTGGCCCTGGTCCTCGCGTCGGACCTCGGCGACGCCTTCTCGCTTCCCGGCATCGAGCCGGAAAAACTGCGCTCCATCTCGCAGAGGACCCTCAAGGACCTGGAGGCCTACCAGTGCGAGAACGGGGGGTTCGTCTACTGGAAGGGGGACCCCTGCTTCTACGCCTCCGCTTACCTGACGAGCTACGTCCTGCACGTCTACCAGAGGGCCCAGGGGCTGGGCTACGCGGTGAATCCCGCGGTCCTCCAGAAGGGCTACGGCTACCTCGAAGGGGAGCTGAACCGTCCCCACCCGGGTAACGAGGGGTGGTGGCCCGCCTACACCGCGTGGCAGGCCTTCTCCGTCAAGGTCCTCTCCGAGGGCGGCCGCAACGTGGACAGCCACCTCACTCGGCTCCACGGCTACGCGGACCGCATGCCGGTCTTCGCCCTGGCCTACCTCGCCGACGCCATGCGGGCCTCCGGCCGCTTCGAGTCGGAGCGCGCCTCCCTCCTCAAGCGCATGGACAACGCCATCCTTCCCGAGGGCGGGTCGGCCCACGTGGAGGAACTCTCGGACCCGTACCTGCTCTGGTTCTGGAACTCGAACGTGCGCTCCACGGCCATCGTTCTGAGGACCTTCGTGAAGGAGCCCTCGCGGGAGGAACTCGTGACCCGGATGGTCCGGTGGCTCCTGAAGGTCCGGGAGAAGGGCCGCTGGGGCAACACCCAGGAGAACGCCCTGTGCATGGAGTCTCTGGTGGACTACTACCGGGCCTATGAAAAGGAGATCCCCGATTTCACGGCCCTCGTCTCCCTCGGCGGGGACCCGGTCGCCTCGAAGGGCTTCCAGGGACGGTCGGCCCAGGCCTGGAAAAAGTCCCTGCCCATGCCCGGTATCCTGGCCCGGGGCCCGGCGGGAACGCGGCTTCCCCTCGCCTTCAAGAAGGAGGGAACGGGGACGCTCTTCTACGCGGCCCGCCTCAAGTACGCCGTGGACACGCTCTTCCAGGAGGGTCTGGACGCGGGGATGCGGGTGGCCCGGACCTACGAGCCCTTCACGGAGAAGGGGGGCGCGGAGCCCTCCCGGACCTTCAAGGCCGGGTCCCTCGTGCGCGTCACGATCACCCTCGACCTGACCAAGGAGCGGCGGTACGTGGCCGTGACGGACCCGCTTCCCGCGGGCTTCGAGCCCGTGGAATCCTGGTTCGCCACGACGGCGCGGGACCTCGTCCGCGCCCAGAACGCTCCGGGGGAGGAGGACGCCGGGTACGACTGGACCGCCTGGTGGCGCCGGGGCGGCTTCGACCACGTGGAGCGGCACGACGATCGCGTGCTCCTCTTCGCCACGCGGCTCTCCGAGGGGAAGCACGTCTTCTCCTACGTCTGCCGCGCCACGACGCCGGGGTCCTACCGGACGGCGCCCGCACGCGCCGAGGAAATGTACGAGCCCGAGGTCTTCGGAAGGACCGCCACGGACCAGATCGAAGTCGGCGAGTAGCGGCCGATTCCCGTCGCCCGGACTCGGACCGGGGACGAAGAAAAGGGAGGGCGATTCATGGACCTGAAGCGGGCTGTCGTGATGGCCGGATTCACGCTCGTCGCCTTGACGCGGGCCGCGGGGCAGGCGCCCTCCCCCTCGCCCGCGGCGTCTCTGGAGGCGGCCGAACACGCCTTCGCCCGCGCCGCCGCGGAGAAGGGGATCCGGGAGGCTTTTCTGGGGGTGCTGGCCGAGGAGGCCGTCGTCTTTCGTCCGGGCCCCGTGGCGGCCCGGCGCTGGTACGAGGAGAGACCGCCCCAGCCCGGCCTCCTCGCCTGGGCGCCCCAGAGGGTGGAGGTCTCCCGTGCGGCGGACCTCGGTTACACCTTCGGTCCCTGGGAATACCGGAAGGACCCCAAGTCCCCCTCGCCGGACGCCTGCGGCCGCTACCTCTCGATCTGGAAGCGGGAGAAAGGAGGGCCTTGGACGCTCCTCCTCGACACGGGTGTGGGCCATCCCTGTTCCGGTCCGCTGCCCGGTGGAGCGGCGGAACTTCTCTCCCTCCAGGCCGCGATGGAGGAAAGCGCGGATCGGAAGGCCCTGGACGCGGACCACGCCTTCACGGCGGCCCTGAAAGGAAACGACGTGGCGGCGGCCGCCGCCCTGGCCGCGCCCGACGTGGCCGTCTTCCGGGAGGGGGCTTTGCCCGCCTCGGGCCCCGAAGCCCTCGCCGAGGCCCTCCGCCCGGCTTCCGGGCAGGCCTCCTGGACCGCTTCACTCGTGTGGCCCGCCTCGTCGAAAGACCTCACCCTCGTGGCGGGCATCGCCACCGTCCCTCCGGCGGCCGGCCAGGACGAGCCGCGGGCCATGGTCTTCGCGCGCATCTGGCGTCGAGACTCCGCGGGAATCTGGCGCCTCGCCGTGGACTACCTCGCGCCGAGGTGAGTCGAGGTGGGGAGGCGAGTGGGTGAGTGGGTGAGTAGGTGAGTAGGTCAGTAGGTCAGTAGGTGAGTAGGGTGGAAGGGCGGTAGGGAACGGGAGAACAGGGAGAAGAGGGGGCGAAAAGAGACCTGTCTCCCGCATCCCTTTCCCCAAATCCGAAATCCGAAATCCGAAATCATGCGTGTCCGAAATCAAGCAGCGTGTCTCCTGCGAACGTCGGCCGGGCCCTGGCCGCGCCCTTGGCGCGGCACGGAGGGGCTGGTCCGGGCGCCTCCAGGCAGCCCGGCCGCGATCCGGCCTCAGCCCCTCCACCGCCCTTCGGGCTCCAGGCCCGGCCTCGTGCTGGAATGCCCGTCCACTCTGGTATTGCGCCGGCGGCGCCGGACCGATTGCGGCGTCAGCCTTGGGCGGCTCGCTCCTCGACGTACATCCCAGTACGCCTGCGTCGCAGCCGCCTCGGCTTCCTTGCCGGGGGGCCGGACCCCTCCAGCCCACCGGCGCCGGGACGCGCCTTCCTCAGACGCGCAAAAAGATCTTGGACAGGCATGATCCCAAATCCGAAATCCCAAATCTCAAGTCCGAAATCCCATATCCCCCATGCCCCTTCCGCCTTCCCTCTTCCCTCCACCCCCCTTGACAATCGCCTCGGGCCGCATTAGTGTATTACTACACTAATACACATGGCGCGGCCGGGCCGGGTGGGAGGTGAGACGGTGAGCACGAGGCTGAAGGTGGATCCGAGGTCCGCCGTGCCCCTCTGGAGGCAGATCGAGGAGGGGCTTCGCGGGCTGGTGGCCGCGGGCCTGCTCCGGCCGGGGGGGGGCGTTCCCTCCGTCCGGGAGCTGGCCCGGGAGCTGAGGGTGAACCCCGCCACGGTGGTCAAGGCCTGCCAGCGCCTGGTGGAGGCGGGGCTCTTCGAGGTCCGCCGCGGGGAGGGGACCTTCGTGGCGGCGAAACTCCCCCAGCCCGGAAGGGCCGAGCGCCGCAGGGGCCTGGAAGAGGGGGCGCGGCGGTACGCCGCCCAGGCCCTGTCGGTGGGGGCGGAACTCGAGGAAGCGTCGTCGGCGTTGGAAGTCCAGTGGGGGCGGCTGGCCGGAAAGGGGGAGGAGCGATGACGGAAGCGGCAAGCGCGGAAAACGCCCTGGAGCTCAGGGGCGTGACCGTACGCTATGGAAAGGCGGTGGCCGCGAAGGGGGTGAGTCTCTCGGTCCCCGCCGGGGAGGTGACGGCCCTCCTCGGGCGCAACGGCGCGGGGAAGACCTCGCTGATCCGGGTCCTTCTGGGCATGCGGAAGGCCCAGGAGGGCGAGGCCCTTCTCTGGGGCAAGGATGCCTGGAAGCACCGCCACGAACTCCTGGAGCGGGTCGGCGTGGTCCCCGAAACGCCCGACGCGCCCGAGGACCTCTCGGTGCGGGACCTGCTCGCCTTCTGTTCCCGCCTCTACCGCACGTGGGACGGAAAGGGAGCGGAGGATCGGTTGGAGCGCTTCGGCGTCCCGCTCGGCGTTCCCTTCGGAAGCCTCTCCAAGGGGCAAAAAGGCCACGCCATGCTGGCCCTGGCCCTGGCCCACCGCCCGGACTTGCTCGTCCTCGACGATCCAACGCTGGGCCTGGACGCCGTGGCCCGGAAGGCCTTCTTCGAGGAACTGGTGGCCGACCTAGCCGATCGGGGCGCCGCGGTTTTCCTCTCCAGCCACGACCTCTCGGGGGTCGAGTCCATCGCCGACCGCGTGGCCTTTCTGAGGGAGGGGCGCCTTCTCCTCGACGAGCCGCTGGAGGGTCTCAAGGCGCGTTTCCGCCGGCTCTCCTTCCGGCGGGAGAAGGAGGCGGGAGAGGCGGCCCTCCGTCCGCTCGAACCGGTCTTCGTCCGCCGGACGGCCTTCGGCGAGGAGTCCGTCGTCGCCGCCTACGAAGAGACGGCCTTCCACGGCTTCGCCTCCTCTCCGGGGGTAGCCGCCGCCGAAGCCTCCGAAATGTCCCTCGAAGAGATCTTCATCGCCCTCACCGGCGAGGAAGGAGGTGCCCCATGAGGGGATTCGCCGCCGTCTATATGCGGGAAGTGCTTCTGCGCAAGGCCGCTTTTGCAGCAGGGCTCGCGTCGGGCCTGGTGGCCGTCCTTCTCGGAGGAATTCTGCGCCGATACGGCTTCATGGACGTGGCCAACCTCGCCGCGGCTACCTTTTCAGTCCTCTTGGGCGGTTTCGGCGCCCTGGCCGTTGGGGCCTCCGTAATTCCTAATGACCTGAGCTCTGGAAAAATAGGCTTCGATTTTGCTCGGCCCGTTTCCGGTTGGGCCATCTGGGCGGGCCGCTTCCTAGGGGGATTTTCCGTGGTCCTCTCTATGGCGGTCCTCCCACTGGCGCCGGTGACGCTCCTGGGGGAAGGCCTGCTTCGAGATTTCACCGTGATCAATCCGGCGTATCTGCATGGAATCGGCGACTACCTTCTTACGCCCGCCGGCCTCTATGGATCCGCTGTGCTCGCCCTGCTGGCTCTGTACGCCGCCTCCATCTGCCTCTGGTCCATCCTTCGCATTCCCTCGCGCTGGCTGGCCTTGGACGCCCTAATGGCTGGCGTGTTGTTCGTGGCGGGCATCCTCAGCCTGTCAAGCCCGGTCACCCTTCATTTCCCCGGCGCACGCTATGTCTATCTCTTCGTCCTGGGGATCGTCTTCCTTGGGGCTCTGGTCGGCACCTTCCTTCTGGTGGTTCGGGGCCGCACGGATGCGCGGCGGGCGAGGACGGCGGTCTCCCTGTCCCTCGGGGCATCCCTGTTTTCCGCCCTCCTCCTTCTAGGGGCCGGCTGGGCTTATGTCGAGACGCGGGGTCCGAAGCACCTGCAGCGGCTCACCATGGGCGAACGCTCTCCCGATGGCCGCTGGTGGCTCCTCTCGGGAAGCCACGTCGGCAAGGATTGGCTGGGCCTCCCCACCTATCTGCTGGACGCACGGGAGGGGGGGCATCGCCGCCTGAGCTGGTCCACAACCGGGTGGGGGGACGCCGCCATCTCCCCCGATGGAAAATTCGTCGCCTTCATCGAGAATCGATGGTCCCAAGAGGGGGCGCATTGGTTACTCACCTGCCGAACTCTCTCTGGAGAAAGGAAATGGGAGATCTTGGGGCCTGCGGATGGATGGGATGAGCCCAGTAGAGGCGCCGTGACGTTCTCGCCTTTTGGGAAGCGCCTTCTCTTTCTGACGGGGGGGGAAGGTCAGGTCCTGGATGCCGATGACGGGAGTTCCTTGGCCTCCTTCCGCGTCGGAGCGGATGCGGACCTCTGGCTCAGCGGGCGCTTCGAGAGTGAGGACCGGGTCCGACTCTACTCGCGGATTCGGGACCGGAGCAGGAGGCGCCCGGGTTGGCCCTCCACCCCCCTTCTGGATACGGCCCACGTCGACCTCTGGCGCTTTGATGTCCCCAGCCGAACGCTGACCCGGACGGGTACCCTGGATACCGCCTTCTATTTCTTCTGGCCTGTGCCGACCGGGGATTCGATCGTCGTCCGCTCGGGCCCGAAGGACGCTCGGGGCCTCGACCTCCATGATGGATCCACGGGGGTGAAAAAGGTTCACCTTCTGGAGGGCCAAGAGCGTGTCTGGCCCCTCGTGCTCGCCGACGGCCGGATTGTCTGCACGGCGAGGTCTCGCGGGGAGGCCTCCGATGTCCTGCGCGTGTTTTCGCCGGAAGGATCGCTCTTGAAGTCCATTCCCCTCCCCCCCCGCTTAAAGTTCAGTCCGGTGGATGAACTCGCAGGAGGGAACATCCTCCTCGGGTCCGGCCCCGAGAAGGGCAGAATCTCTGAGGGCGATGCGTACGTCGCAGATCCGGCCTGTGCAACCGCGGAGCCCATCCACGGCCTGCGCATCCATCAAGGCTATCCCCTGGCGGAGGGGCGCCGGATGTCGCCCGAACGCGAAGGGCTCCTGGAGAGTGTGCTCCTTCTGGACAAGGACAACCGCCTCGTTCGGTACGACGTTCGAAGCAGAGAACGTCATCCACTCGTCCGCCTCCCTGCTCCGTCAAAGACCGGCTCGGGATAGACCAGGGAATGGCAACCCAACCGCGGGCGTCGGTGGCCGGTTCCCCCCCCTGGCTTACTTGTCGTAGGGCGCGAAGGCGACGGTGTTGGACGGGTAGTCGAACCACATGGCGAAAAGGTCGAGGACGTCTCGGCGGCCGAGGATCCCGTAGGACGGGAGCCCCCAGCCTCCGCCCAGGGGGGTCACCTGCACGGTCTGCATGTTGAGCCGGGTGTTGCCCAGGACCATGGTGACGTCGGCGGCCACGCCCGAGGCGAAGGCGCCCGACAGGCCGGAGCCCATCTGGGAGCCGAAGCGGGCCGAGTTGATGGTGACGTTCACCTCCCTGGCCCTCTCGGCGGCGATGAAGGTGGCGTAGGCGCCCGTGTCCACGAGGAAGTAGCACCCCGGCCTTCCGTTGACCGAGGTCTCCACGAAGGGCCGGTCGTAGGGCCAGAGGGACTTGACCTTGAAGGCGTCGGGCCCGAGGGCAGCCTTGGGGTCGGTGCCGGCGGGGTGGAGCACGAGCTTGCTGTGCCGGCGGTCGTAGAGGATGCCGTGGCGGCGGAGGAGCGAGAGGGGGATGATCCCGCCCACCTCCTTGAAGAAGTCCTCCTTCTCGCTGATGACCATGGCGGGCACGTGGCGGAGGGTGAGGGGGCCGAATCTCACGGAATCCAGCAGGACCCACTTCGACGTCTGGGAGCCTTCGATGCCCAGCCCGAGGTACTCGGCCGTGGCCACGGGTTTGAGGCCCAGTTCCTCGACCCACTTGGGGCTCACGAGACACAGGTCGGACCCCGAATCGAGAAGCATGAGCTTTTCTTTGGTCCCGTTCACCGCCACGGGCGTGACCACGCGGGTGGAGGTGGTGACGCCCGCCGTGCCGATGTCGCCCGAGCCCCACGTGAGGGAGGAAATGTCGCGGAACTCCGACTTTTCCTTCAGGGGGAGGACGACGGGATAGGCGGCTTCGAGCTTCTCCTCGAAGAGCGATGCGCTTCCGATGGACGCGTACAGGCGCTTGAGTCCCTCGTACTCCTCCTTGTTGGCGGGATCGGCCAGAAGGAGGCGGTCGGCGAGCCGGACTCCCTCCTCGCCCTTGAGGGCGAGGCTGAGCGCCAGCCGCAGGATTCCGACGGGGGGCTTCTCGAACCGGGCCAGGGTCTCGTTCAGAAGGGCCCTGGCCTCGGCCTCCTTGCCGGTGGCGAGGAGGGCGTTCACGGCCCTCCGGCAGGCCGTCTCCGACCAGCCTGGAACGGAGAAGAGGGCCGACCAGTGCTGGACGGCCTGGGGGACCATGGCGAGATGGAAGGCCGATTCGC
Encoded proteins:
- a CDS encoding MG2 domain-containing protein gives rise to the protein MRHGAGKAIGLAAMLAASTVLWGAEDGLRVLKAGPEGEIATLTEANEIRVVFSEPMVALGRIPDPVRAPYFSIQPAVDGVFRWSGTDTLLFTPKAPLPYATRYTVTLAREARAVSGRSLEEAFSFSFTTPTVRLKSVRWYRKDGTVRSPAVLVLAFNQPVKAAEVVRHLNLVFKPHSWEPPPLPPEGLSWLRREDPQALEDYQFKVAEATLAARSNRPVPFGLASSWDEKRFPKQDEIVVLETVSVPPPNAWMGLEVAPGVPSPAGSETPGEFQGYTVELEPAFFVEGLRCSVGCNPDRYNPLRFTTPLYLADLKRGFTVRRATGPDTSEPLARGEEAAEDGSWDYPSVAWSLDQTGFPFGAAQTFVLKLDRSLRSADGQTLGYTWVGSLVNLHRMAFSSFESGFGVWEAAGGPVVPFSARNLKWVDQWVSPLRPEGLMEAIRALSVRPSTKDPDTGEVQDDWNWEPFRLPPPGEPVKRPLRWVSDKTQFYGLDLSPALNSQGKGLVWAAVRNGEAIANASLEPDGRPKATLLQVTDLGITVKDSPQNTLVWVTRLSDGSPVEGARVTLLQPGGAAFWRGVTDEAGLAHAEETPLRNPDGWWRFAYVVTAEKDGDVAYACSDWNEGVEPWSFGADLDLFEAKPVLRGAVFPDRGVYKLGEEVHLKAILRSDTASGMKVPPEGQKVEVVLKDSRDGDVDKRIVTLNAWGAADWTVKIPEEAPLGTYSISATVEGHHRSTYDTFLVAAYRKPDFRVDAALGAPERVAGATLTGSVLGRYLFGAPMAGKQVAWVTSRRRLFSVPPAVADAYPEERWAFLDEAGWGRYRSREEDVLERKEGALDAQGQVKVEIPTRPDDGVAYTYTLEGTVTDVSRQSLSGRASLPVYPAPFFVGLRRPGYFVDAGKELENEVVAAGLDGLAVPGVTVRLSLVQVQWHSVRRAEGNGFYTWECERREVEKWTGEAETAAEPVPVRIPVLEGGYYLLKGEAGDASGRRTSSSVSFYALGAGYTAWERYDHNRMDLVPEKKTYRPGETARILIKSPWEKAKALLTTEREGVRTRKVFDLTSTQQTVEVPIGEEHVPNVFVSVLLVKGRTEAFTTEDASDPGKPSFRMGMVELKVEDRSKRLAVSIETDREEYRPAARAKVTVAVSDPAGKPDAAEVTLWAVDYGVLSLTGYKTPDLLPEVWVPKALQVLTQDSRQRIVSRRVLTPKGADEGGGGGAEDGPGTIRKDFRVLAFYLGSLVTDSRGKVTTEVTLPDGLTTYRIMAVAQDKASRFGWAQREIRTSKPLLLLPAFPRFLALKDRASFGCVVHSRMKEPGTVRVTARSLDPERLKITGPAETNVEVSPGAPAEARFAFEAVGVGRARLRLEARLEGEADALEESLPVELLVSPEVVAAYGQARPDAAEALEVPPGAVADFGGLDLELSSTALVGLGEGARYLVDYPYGCAEQRSSCALALVLASDLGDAFSLPGIEPEKLRSISQRTLKDLEAYQCENGGFVYWKGDPCFYASAYLTSYVLHVYQRAQGLGYAVNPAVLQKGYGYLEGELNRPHPGNEGWWPAYTAWQAFSVKVLSEGGRNVDSHLTRLHGYADRMPVFALAYLADAMRASGRFESERASLLKRMDNAILPEGGSAHVEELSDPYLLWFWNSNVRSTAIVLRTFVKEPSREELVTRMVRWLLKVREKGRWGNTQENALCMESLVDYYRAYEKEIPDFTALVSLGGDPVASKGFQGRSAQAWKKSLPMPGILARGPAGTRLPLAFKKEGTGTLFYAARLKYAVDTLFQEGLDAGMRVARTYEPFTEKGGAEPSRTFKAGSLVRVTITLDLTKERRYVAVTDPLPAGFEPVESWFATTARDLVRAQNAPGEEDAGYDWTAWWRRGGFDHVERHDDRVLLFATRLSEGKHVFSYVCRATTPGSYRTAPARAEEMYEPEVFGRTATDQIEVGE
- a CDS encoding nuclear transport factor 2 family protein, with the protein product MDLKRAVVMAGFTLVALTRAAGQAPSPSPAASLEAAEHAFARAAAEKGIREAFLGVLAEEAVVFRPGPVAARRWYEERPPQPGLLAWAPQRVEVSRAADLGYTFGPWEYRKDPKSPSPDACGRYLSIWKREKGGPWTLLLDTGVGHPCSGPLPGGAAELLSLQAAMEESADRKALDADHAFTAALKGNDVAAAAALAAPDVAVFREGALPASGPEALAEALRPASGQASWTASLVWPASSKDLTLVAGIATVPPAAGQDEPRAMVFARIWRRDSAGIWRLAVDYLAPR
- a CDS encoding GntR family transcriptional regulator, with the protein product MSTRLKVDPRSAVPLWRQIEEGLRGLVAAGLLRPGGGVPSVRELARELRVNPATVVKACQRLVEAGLFEVRRGEGTFVAAKLPQPGRAERRRGLEEGARRYAAQALSVGAELEEASSALEVQWGRLAGKGEER
- a CDS encoding ABC transporter ATP-binding protein yields the protein MTEAASAENALELRGVTVRYGKAVAAKGVSLSVPAGEVTALLGRNGAGKTSLIRVLLGMRKAQEGEALLWGKDAWKHRHELLERVGVVPETPDAPEDLSVRDLLAFCSRLYRTWDGKGAEDRLERFGVPLGVPFGSLSKGQKGHAMLALALAHRPDLLVLDDPTLGLDAVARKAFFEELVADLADRGAAVFLSSHDLSGVESIADRVAFLREGRLLLDEPLEGLKARFRRLSFRREKEAGEAALRPLEPVFVRRTAFGEESVVAAYEETAFHGFASSPGVAAAEASEMSLEEIFIALTGEEGGAP
- a CDS encoding aspartyl protease family protein, whose translation is MKRWVAGAWLLGAIVWGAGLAVRGQTGGPLPADRSQTIEGLLDESRYQEALTSAEEGLKADPSNPDFGLGKIRALLGLGRPLEAARLAVPLAGRHPDRPEFRFLAGESAFHLAMVPQAVQHWSALFSVPGWSETACRRAVNALLATGKEAEARALLNETLARFEKPPVGILRLALSLALKGEEGVRLADRLLLADPANKEEYEGLKRLYASIGSASLFEEKLEAAYPVVLPLKEKSEFRDISSLTWGSGDIGTAGVTTSTRVVTPVAVNGTKEKLMLLDSGSDLCLVSPKWVEELGLKPVATAEYLGLGIEGSQTSKWVLLDSVRFGPLTLRHVPAMVISEKEDFFKEVGGIIPLSLLRRHGILYDRRHSKLVLHPAGTDPKAALGPDAFKVKSLWPYDRPFVETSVNGRPGCYFLVDTGAYATFIAAERAREVNVTINSARFGSQMGSGLSGAFASGVAADVTMVLGNTRLNMQTVQVTPLGGGWGLPSYGILGRRDVLDLFAMWFDYPSNTVAFAPYDK